One region of Faecalibacter bovis genomic DNA includes:
- a CDS encoding class I SAM-dependent methyltransferase, producing MINNTILTPEFQEFLLLIEKEDIRSIGLKKSPFDEVTSAEVAQQLKGLQVAKHKFPTFYQTKGIYFPPSVNLEQASSEATANYKASLVSGKKLIDLTAGLGIDSIAFSNSFENVIHIEKNSDLSQIVSHNVSVLNRNIKCYNGTFEDYFEQNPNEKFDVIYLDPARRNDSGRKFILEDLEPNILEYIPIFFEKSNQIMVKLSPLLDLSLTIQQIPSIKEIHIVALKNEVKDFLILLEKDLVTSNPKIVCVNLESNQDEFSYNFEDEAISYASFGGLKKYIYEPNVSILKAGAFKNICSKFDVLKLHQNTHLYTSDELIENFPGRIFEIQEIIKNPKKEITKSKANLLVKNYPDSIDVIKKKFKINDGGNITLIFTQSIEGIHILKTTKI from the coding sequence ATGATTAACAATACTATATTAACTCCTGAATTTCAGGAGTTTTTACTTTTAATAGAAAAAGAAGATATACGATCGATTGGTTTAAAAAAATCGCCTTTTGATGAGGTTACTTCTGCTGAAGTTGCGCAACAACTAAAAGGACTACAAGTAGCAAAACATAAATTTCCTACCTTTTATCAAACGAAAGGAATCTACTTTCCTCCTTCTGTAAATTTGGAACAAGCTAGTTCGGAAGCAACTGCTAATTATAAAGCTTCGTTGGTTAGCGGTAAAAAATTAATTGATTTAACTGCAGGTTTAGGAATAGATTCTATTGCTTTTTCAAATTCATTTGAAAATGTAATTCACATTGAAAAAAATTCAGATTTAAGTCAAATCGTATCTCATAACGTTTCTGTTTTAAACCGAAATATCAAATGTTATAATGGAACTTTCGAAGATTATTTTGAACAAAATCCAAATGAGAAATTTGATGTAATTTATTTAGATCCAGCGCGTAGAAATGATTCGGGCCGAAAATTTATTTTAGAAGATTTAGAACCAAATATCTTAGAATATATTCCTATTTTCTTCGAGAAAAGTAATCAAATTATGGTCAAACTTTCTCCTTTATTGGATTTATCTTTAACCATACAGCAAATTCCTTCTATTAAAGAAATTCATATTGTTGCGCTTAAAAATGAAGTGAAAGATTTCTTGATTTTATTAGAAAAAGATTTAGTTACATCTAACCCAAAAATTGTATGTGTTAATTTAGAATCTAATCAAGATGAATTTTCATACAATTTTGAAGATGAAGCTATATCGTACGCTTCCTTCGGAGGATTAAAAAAATATATTTACGAGCCAAATGTTTCCATTTTAAAAGCTGGAGCTTTTAAGAATATTTGTTCAAAATTTGATGTTTTAAAACTGCATCAAAACACACATTTATATACTTCGGATGAATTGATTGAAAATTTCCCAGGTCGTATTTTTGAAATTCAAGAAATTATCAAAAATCCAAAGAAAGAAATTACCAAATCAAAAGCGAATCTTTTAGTTAAAAATTATCCAGATTCTATAGACGTTATTAAGAAAAAATTTAAAATTAACGACGGCGGAAATATTACATTAATTTTTACACAAAGTATTGAAGGAATTCATATCTTAAAAACTACAAAAATCTAA